A DNA window from Candidatus Bodocaedibacter vickermanii contains the following coding sequences:
- a CDS encoding transporter substrate-binding domain-containing protein, which produces MKFSVVRLNKLLMWIVILGINLGAAFGSSNSKTYSVNSKNLKQKIGIPSIPDDILTTGWFDSEPYYTLVKGEGGLESYSGLDAELARAITHQFGYKISLKPIEWSEQIENLKTGKQHFAASATFTEERAKFVYFSDPYRREENSFFVKKEDSGKFIFNSRDMKGFVASLKANKARIAITDGMVYASNEINDFINDPANKSYLIPTATTYESIDLLLKGEVDGILDDRVITSAAIWRTKNTDKIAEVYLGISTPIHYMFSKASVPQSVVTEFNTALKTIQSDGTYSRIVRDYMFPVLILQTVERPWFFFLEAVAIMALVLSGLLIAYREKFNLFGTMMIAFISMSGGIMRDIMVNRPKLGIMLSPIYAIGILVSVLIGFILVWVYQLLFKQRVISQTLEKKKWYQQHRVKIMDWLIEVLDAVGLAAYTVTGVVIALIAQLEPLWLWGPIMAVVTTTGGGIMRDIVRGQKDIVTLKSDFYGEIAIIWGLVLSLVFTWNVDLMSPEAMFKWIILVVIGSFITRILIKILDFKGLPFNLRGLD; this is translated from the coding sequence ATGAAATTTAGTGTTGTTAGGCTAAATAAATTGCTTATGTGGATAGTCATTCTTGGAATAAATCTAGGTGCGGCATTCGGTTCTAGTAACAGCAAAACATACTCTGTGAATTCAAAAAATCTTAAACAGAAAATTGGTATCCCTTCTATTCCCGACGATATTTTAACAACTGGATGGTTTGATTCAGAACCTTATTATACCCTTGTTAAAGGAGAGGGAGGTCTTGAATCTTATAGTGGTTTAGATGCGGAACTGGCTAGAGCTATTACGCATCAGTTCGGTTACAAAATTAGCCTTAAACCCATTGAATGGAGTGAGCAGATTGAAAATCTAAAAACTGGAAAGCAGCACTTTGCGGCCTCTGCAACATTTACGGAGGAACGTGCCAAGTTTGTTTATTTCTCTGATCCGTATCGTCGTGAAGAGAACTCTTTTTTTGTTAAGAAAGAGGATAGCGGAAAATTTATATTTAATAGTAGAGATATGAAAGGCTTTGTTGCATCATTAAAAGCCAACAAGGCACGAATTGCCATTACGGACGGAATGGTTTATGCCTCAAATGAAATTAATGATTTTATTAATGATCCTGCAAATAAATCATATTTAATTCCAACTGCGACAACCTATGAAAGCATTGATTTATTACTCAAAGGTGAAGTTGATGGCATTTTAGATGATCGAGTTATTACTTCTGCAGCAATTTGGAGAACGAAGAACACGGACAAAATAGCAGAAGTCTATTTAGGCATCAGTACGCCCATTCATTATATGTTCAGTAAAGCGTCGGTTCCACAATCAGTTGTTACAGAATTTAACACGGCGCTGAAAACAATCCAATCTGATGGAACTTATTCTAGAATTGTCAGGGACTATATGTTTCCGGTGTTGATTCTTCAAACGGTTGAACGTCCATGGTTCTTTTTCTTAGAAGCGGTTGCGATTATGGCCTTGGTGCTTTCTGGACTGTTGATCGCGTATCGTGAAAAATTTAACTTGTTTGGAACAATGATGATCGCGTTTATATCAATGAGTGGGGGTATCATGCGTGATATCATGGTTAATCGCCCCAAACTTGGAATCATGCTAAGTCCAATTTATGCAATTGGTATTCTTGTTTCTGTATTGATTGGATTCATTTTAGTGTGGGTGTATCAATTGTTGTTTAAGCAGCGTGTGATCAGCCAGACTTTGGAAAAGAAGAAATGGTATCAACAGCACAGGGTAAAAATTATGGATTGGCTGATTGAGGTTTTAGATGCAGTAGGGTTAGCGGCGTATACGGTCACAGGTGTCGTAATTGCCTTGATTGCGCAATTGGAGCCTTTGTGGTTGTGGGGACCGATTATGGCGGTTGTGACGACCACAGGAGGTGGAATCATGCGAGATATTGTTCGTGGTCAGAAGGATATAGTGACGCTCAAAAGCGATTTTTATGGTGAGATTGCTATTATTTGGGGATTGGTTTTATCCTTAGTATTTACGTGGAATGTTGATTTAATGTCGCCCGAAGCAATGTTCAAATGGATCATTCTTGTGGTTATAGGAAGCTTTATTACTCGAATACTTATTAAGATATTAGATTTTAAAGGACTGCCATTTAATCTTCGAGGGTTAGATTAA